From Halorussus lipolyticus:
TCTTGCCGAACGAAGTGAGGCAAGGCTCGTGGGAGCGTGTCTCCCACGGCGCGGCGTCTCGTCGTCCTGCTGAGCGAAGCGAAGCAGGGCTCGGAAGACGCGGTTTGTCTTCCGGTGCCGCGCCGAACCGCGCGAGGGATGAGGCTTGCGAGACGCTTCGCGTCTCGCTGATCTGTGAACGCAGTTCACAGACATCGCAGGCCCCGGCCGAGAAGCGCAATCGGTTGGGGAGGGTGTGGCCCGCGGTTGCGGTGCGGTCGCGGAGCGGTAGACGGCTTTGCTCACGCCTGATGCTACCTCCTCGGTGTCGGCGTCTCCCGAGCAGTCGAAATTCTCCACCGAAACCTCCGAGCAATCAAAATCTGAGAGCAATAGAGACACAAGCTAAAGAACGAATTAAGCTAGCAAAACAAACAAATACAATTCTCAAATTGGCTATCCGCGCATCTCACGCTGAAGCCGTCGCAGTTGGCGCTCGACCTTCCGGGCCTGCTCCTCGGCGTTCGGGTCGAGGTCCGCGAGTCCTTTGTCTTCGTCTGTTACCTCCTCGTCGTCTGTTACCTCTCGCTCCTCGGACTCCTCCGCCTCCTCCCCGTCGGCGTCTCTGTCCATACCCGCAGGTGGTCGGGGAGTTGATGTAAACCCGAGCCAAGCGGAGTGAAAGTAAAGCCGAGTCGGACGCCGCGGCGCAATCCGGCGCTACTCGACGGTCGGCACCGGCACGTCGTCCAGCACGCGGTCCACGACGGCGGACTTGTCCACGTTGTTGACCTGCGCGTCGGGCGTGAGGACAACCCTGTGCGCCAGCACCGGCTGAGCCACTCGCTTCACGTCGTCTGGCGTGACGAACTCCCGGCCGCACATGGCGGCGTAGGCTCTGGTGGCCTCGAACAGGCGCTGGGTCCCGCGAGGAGAGACGCCGACTTGGACGCGGCGGTCCTCGCGGGTCTCGCGGGCGACGTTGGCCATGTATTCCAGCAGGTCGTCGTCCACGCGGACCTCCTCGGGGACTTCCCGGAGGTCGGTCACGAGTTGCTGGTCGAGGACCGTCCCGACCGAGGGACTCTGGGCGGAGCGACCCGCGCGCCGCCGGAGGAGTTCGTACTCGCCCTCCACGTCGGGGTAGCCGATGGACGACTTGACGGCGAAGCGGTCCACTTGGGCCTCGGGCAGGGGGAAGGTCCCCTCCTGCTCGACGGGGTTCTGGGTGGCGATGACGAAGAAGGGCTTGGGGAGTTCGTGGGTGTCGCCGTCCACCGTGACTTGGCCCTCCTCCATGGCTTCCAGCAGGGCGGCTTGGGTCTTGGGCGGCGCGCGGTTGATTTCGTCGGCCAGCACGACGTTGGCGAAGATGGGACCCTCGTTGAACTCGAAAGTGCGGTCCTGCTCGTTGAACACGTGGGTCCCGGTCACGTCGGCGGGCAGGAGGTCCGGCGTGAACTGGACCCGCGAGAACGAGAGGCCGAGTGCCGACGCGAAACTCCGGGCGGTCAGGGTCTTGCCCGTCCCCGGCACGTCCTCGAGGAGGGCGTGGCCGCCTGCCATCACGCCCAACAGTACGGTTTCGAGAAATTCTCTGTCCGCGATGACTGCGTTCCCGATGGTGTCGAGGACTGACTCGCACCGCTCGTTGGCCTCGGTTACGTCCATACCCTACCCCGAGTAGTGGCACCCGCTTGAAGGTGACGGTCGTCTGAACTCTGCGAACCGAATCGAAATCACTAAGTCGGAGAGGGCAGTAGGATGAGGTGAGCCGAGGTAGCCTAGCCTGGCCAAGGCGGTTGCTTCGAGAGCAACTGTCCTTCACGGACTCAGGCGTTCAAATCGCCTCCTCGGCGCTTTTCCAACTTACAACGCTTCTTAGCTGTGATACCGTCGTTTTCGTACTCCTGTAGACCGGTGTCCAGAGCGTTCAGAACAAGAACATGAAGTTGTGGACGCCGAGCGCGCCGTACCACACGCCAGCAGAGGAGTACGTCACGACCCGAAATGCAGTCGGATACTCGTCGGGTGCCCACTCGTCGGGGGCGAGTCGGGCGACGAGTTCGCCGCTCTCGGCCAGCAGGGCCACGCCGACGACGGCGAGGACCACCGTGACCAGCACGCCCGTTACCATCCCGAGTTCCTGCATCAGCGTTCGGGTGAGCCACATCGACTCGTAGACGTCGTCGCGGAGCGAGAGGACCGTCACGGTGCTGATGGCGTCGAGCGCCTTGCCAGCCAGTGCCACCGCGAATAGCGTAGCACGGTCCGCGCCGACCCCGAAGCGCCCGCCGTCGATGGCGTAGGAGGGAACCGAACTGTTCGACACGTCGCGTGAGACGCCGGTCGCGTCCTTTGTTATGGACCGCAAAAATCGGCAGTAACTGGGGTCCAATCCGACCGCAGGGCCTCGTTGTCGGCAGTAACGACTCGATACCGCCGTGGTCCGGCGGCCACCGGCGGCGGGGACTGTCCCGTCGTTCGCGCGGCTTCAGTTCAGTCGCCAAATCTCGTAGTTCAGCGCGGTGGCGAACCCGACCCAGACGAGGTACGGGACCAACAGCGCGGCCGCTCGGCGGTCGATGCGGGCGAACGCCGCCATCGTGGCTAGAATCGTCGCCAGCAGGACGGCGATGACGACCAGACCGCCGAAGATGGCCTGCGACCCGAAGAAGACCAGCGTCCACGCGGCGTTCAGCACCAACTGCGCGCCGAAGACGGCGAGCGCGACCTGTCGGATTCGTCCTCGGTCGCTTCGCCAGACCAGATACAGCGCCACGCCCATCAGGAGATACAGGGTGGTCCAGACCGGCCCGAACACCCAACTCGGCGGCGTGAACGCGGGTTTGGCCAGCGTGGGGTACCACGTCGCCACGTCGTTGGCCGTCAGAATCGAGGGGACGATTCCGGCGAGTTCGCAGACGAGGACCGCCCCGACGAGGACCGGCCAGTTGGGACCGGTTCCGTCGTCGCGGGCATTGCGGATGCTTTCGATGACGCTCATGGTGGGTCGTAGGTCGGCGAGCGGGAAAGAGGTGGAGGTCTCGACGATTTTGGGTCGCTCTGAGTCGTCATCGTCTCGACTATTACCACAGAAATCGTCGGGATGAAAGCCCCTTGAAGCCCTCGGTCGCTCGCGGTCGCTGACAGTCGGCCAGCCGCGACTCTACAATGCGTAAAGAATGAATTAGGTATCTTTCCCGATGCAGGACGTTTGTCTCGGTCAGTCGTCGGCCACCGCGCGCTCGGCCTCGTCGTCGGCCGGAAGCAGGCGGTCCAGCGCGTCCACCATCGCGGTGACGCTGGCGCTGGTGATGTCGCCGTCGCTGGCCGCGACCGTGACCGAGCGGTCTCCTCGGGTCATCTCGACCTCGACCGTGACCACCGCGTCGGTGCCGCCGGTGATGGCGTCCACGCGGTAGGACTCCAGATGGGCGTCGGCCGCCACCGAGGGCGAGTCCGGCGACCCGGAGACGGCCTCGCGGACTGCGGTCACTGCGGCGTCCACCGGGCCGTCGCCGGTGCCGCTGGCGACGCGCCGGTCGCCGTCCACTTCGAGTTCGACGCTCGCGGTCGGGATGGCCCCGCCGCTGGTCGCGGTGAGTTCTCGGAGTTCGATGCGCCGGTCCCGGTCTCTGCCCTGCACGTCCTCGGCGATGGCCAGCAGGTCGGCGTCGGTCACGCGCTTGTTCCGCTCGGCGAGGTCCTGCACGCGGGCCACCACCTCCCGGAGTTCGTCCTCGCCGACCTCTACGCCGTGTTCTGCGAGCGCCGCCTTCGCGCCCGCTCTGCCGGTGTGCTTGCCGAGGACGAGTCTGCGCTCCCGCCCGACCGTCTCGGGCGGGTAGGGTTCGTACATCCGCTCGTCTTTGAGCGTGCCGTCGGTGTGGATGCCCGACTCGTGGGCGAAGGCGTTCTCGCCGACCACGGCCTTGTTCGGCGCGAGGGGTACGTCGGTCGCGTCGGCCACGACTCGCGCGAGGTCGTAGAGTTCCGATAACTCGACCGTCTCGACGCCGTAGGAGTGGTCGAGCGCGATGGCGACCTCCTCCAAGGCGACGTTGCCCGCTCGCTCGCCGACGCCGTTGACTGTGGCGTGGACCAAATCCGCCCCGCCAGCGACGCTGGCGAGGGCGTTGGTCATCCCGAGGCCCAAGTCGTCGTGGGTGTGGGTGCTGACCGGCCCGAGGTCGGCCAACCGCGAGACAGCCTCGTAGGCCCGTTCCGGCCCGGCGTGGCCCACCGTGTCGGCGAAGCAGAACCGGTCTGCTCCAGCGTCGTGGGCCGCCTCGGCAAGGCGTTCGAGGAAATCGAGGTCGGCCCGAGAGCCGTCCTCGCCGATGACCTCGACCCAGAGACCGTGGTCTTTGGCGTAGGCGACCAACTCGCCGGTCTCCTCGACGACCTCCTCGCGCGAGGAGCCGACTTTCTCCTCGACGTGGCGGTCGCTGGCGGGTACGACGAGGTTCACGCCGTCAACCCCGCAGTCGAGCGCGAGGTCCACGTCGCCCCGGACTCCTCGGGCGAAACTCGTCACCCGAGCGTCCAATCCGAGGCCGGCCACGCGCTCGATGGTCGCGCGCTCGCCGTCGCCGGTGCAGGCGCTCCCGGCCTCGACAACCGAGACCCCCGCTCTGTCGAGGGCTTTCGCCACGTCGGCCTTCTCGTCGGGCGTCAGCGAGACGCCCGGTGCCTGCTCGCCGTCCCGGAGCGTCGTGTCGAGGAGGTCCACTTCGCGTTCTGCGTCCTGTGCGTCCGTCTTCGACTGAGATGTGTTATTCGGGGAACCCCCGAATAAATCGTTCACTGGCCATGCTTGACCACGCAGTCGCTTTCACCGGGGGAGAGTTAAGCGGGGCTTTGTGACAGGCCGGACTGTCGGACCCGACCCCGCCCGTCAACCTCATAAGGTATTTTATGATACATCGAAAGCCGTTGACTATGGGAAACGCCTCGCCACCGATTGACGACGAGGAAGACCTCGAATCCGATGTAGAGAATCTTCTTTAAAGGCGCGTAGCAAGTCACGCCCCGACTCAGCGCCAGACTCCTCCGTCGCGCCGAGAAACTCATCGAGGAGGCCGCCGAGTAATCTGGCTCAGTCGCTTGTTTCGTCGCCCACTTCGACTGCCGTTCCCTCGGATGCCACCGGAACCTCCCACGCCAGCACCGCCAGCGACCCGAGTATCAGGACTCCGCCGGCAACCGCCAGCGCGAGGAGCGGCGACGAGAAGTCCGACACCGCGCCGCTGGCCAACTGGAAGGGAATCACGGTCAGGCCGCTGACCATCGCCATCGCGCTCAGGACCGTCGCCCGGCCCACCGACTCGATGCGGTCGTTGACGTACTGGCTGGCCAGCGCCCGCGTGGTGTCGGCGATGCCCCGCGCCAGAAGCAAGACCGGCAGGGCAAGCACCGGCACGAGGTACATCCCGACTAGCGCCGCGCCCACCGCGAAGGGGAGAACGAGGAACCACGTCCGGAGGCCGATTCGGTCCTTGATGGCCCCGGCGTAGTAGCTGAATCCGGCCCCGACGAGGCTGATACCGGCGTAGTACCACCCCAGAAGCGACTCGACGCGCCCCGGTTCGATGCCGAGGTCCACGACGACGCCCTCGAAAATCGGCTGGACGAACATGAAGACGAGGTAGAGGACCGCCGCGAACAGGACGTAGTAGTAAATCACGAACGCTCGAATCCGGCGGTTGGTCACGGCGTCCCGGACGATGCCGAGGCTTCGCCGGAGCGAGAGGTCGTCCGAGTCGGTTTTTTCGTAGGTCTCGGGTTCCGAGAACGACAGCAGGGCCACGATGCCGAGCGCGGTCACGCCCGCCGCGACGAAGAAGGGGTACGAGAGGTCGATGTCGCCGAGGTAGCCACCGATGACCGCGGCGACGACGCCGGTAAGGAGCGAGACCGACTCGCCGCGGCCTCGGACTCGGGAGAACTGGTCTTCCGAGAGGTCGTCGGTCAGGGTGTCGTAGAGCCACGCGTCCTCGCTTCCCGACCGGAAATTGTAGCCCATCGACCAGCAGACGTACAGCCCCAACAGCGCGAGGAACGAGCCTGAGAGACCGATGCCGACCAGCGTCACCGCGATGAGGCCGGTCCCGACCAGCAGACTGTTTCGCCGGCCGATGCGGTCGCCGACGTAGCCAGTCGGGACCTCGCCCAGCACGGTCGTCACGTTGTACGCGGCCTCCAGAAACGCGATTTGGGTGAACGAGAGGCCCTGTGCGAGGAAAAAGAGGTACATCACCGGCCGGTAGAACTCGACCGCCTTGGTGGCCTTGTAGGCGTAGTACTTCAGGACCGCGGCGGTCGGAGCGGTCCTCGATTCGTCGCGGGGCATTATTAGGTAGACGACACGTGCCACTTCTCAAAGGAGTTGTTATGACCGAATCGGGGAAATCGTAATACGACGCCGGGGTCGGGACTGGGTTGGAGTCGGGGCGGCTACTCGACCAGTCGCACCGTATCGCCGACGGTCACCGCGTCGGCGCTCCCTGCCGGGAGTTCCACGAGTCGGTCGGCCTTCGCTTTCGCCATCCCGGTCCACGGCGAGAGGCGCTCTTTGTGCTGAACCTCGTCGTCCCGAAGCCACAGCACGTCCAGCGGGAAGGGGACGAACACCATGTGAACGTCCTGCATTCCCACGTCGTCGAACTCGAATACCAGCGCGTAGTCGTCGGGAATCGACCGCCGGAACATCAGGCCGCGGGCCTTCGAGAGGAAGGATTCGGCCGTCTCGATTTCGGTTGCGAGGGTCTGCTCGGTCCTGCCGTCGTCGCGTACCAGTCGCACGACAGGAGGTGTTCGCGGAGCCGAGAAAAGCGTTTCCGTCCGCTGTAGGCTCGAATCCGGTGGTTTCGCCGTGAGTGGGGTGAAGGGGCCGGTCGCGCGAGCGAAGCGAGTACGACCGGGGCTTTAGCGGACGCCACCACGTCGATTACAGACAACTACTGATATTTTTATACAACAAGAATACTCTTTAGAGACAATTATATTTAGTCTTCTTTCCTTTCTACACCGACGAACCTCACGCCGTAGCCTTTTATCCGACGAACGACAACCACCGGGCGATGAAGGAGACGCCCTCCGGAACGCCGGTCGGCGTGGACGACCCTTACGACCACGCCGGACTCTGCGACCATCTCACCGACGAGGGCAAGTGTCGGTACGCCTTCGAGCATCCCGAACAGGACCCCGAGTTCGCCCGCGAGCGCCGGGACGACGACCTTCGCTGTCCCGCCGCTGACCCGGACGGCGAGGCGTCGTGCGCCTCGATAGCGAGTGATGAAACCGCGAGCGGCGACTGGAACTGGGACGACTGCCCCCACTACCGATGCCGGAAGCACGACCGGGAGTGCGTTCGGTGCGGTCTCGAAGAGCGCCGGATGGCCCACTCCGACGAGCGCCCGCTTCTCGAAGAACACCATCTTTCCTACGCCGGCGAGGGCGAGACCCTGAGTCACGAGATTACGGTCTACCTCTGTCGGTGGTGTCACGCCAAGGTCCACAAGTCGTGGGCGCGCATCGACGACGACGTGAACCCCGACCCCGAAGCCATCGCCGAAAAAGAGGACAGACGGTCGCGCGAGCAGTCCGAGGCGAGTTTCGAGTCGGCGGCCGACCGGTTCGACTTCGGCGACGAGTAGGAACGCGGTCGAAGCGTCGGCCTACTCGTCCGGGGCGACGCTCATCGCCTCTCGCTGGGCACCCGCTTCGCTCGCTCGGAAGTCTTCGAGCATCTCCATCAGTTCGTCGGCGCGCCGGGCCAACTGGTCGGCGCTCTCGGCGACTTCCGAGACGGCGACCGACTGTTCTTCGGTCACGGCCGCGACCTCCTCTGCCTCGTCGGCCGACCGCTCGCTGAGGCGGGTCACGTCGTCCATCATCCCGACCGCCTCCTCGGTCGAACTCGCCTGTTCGTCGGTGGCGGCGTTGATTTGCTGGATGCCGACCGCGGTCTCCTCGACGTTCTCCACGATGGCTTCCAGCGACCGCTGGGCCTCCTCGACCGTCTCGACGCCCGAGGAGACCCGCGTCTGCGTCTCGCGGATGTCTTCGACCGCCTCGTCGGTCTCGGCCCGAATCTCGGCTATCTGGTCCTCGATTTCCTGCACGGCGTCCTTGGACTCCTCGGCGAGGGCCTTGATTTCGTTGGCGACGACCTCGAACCCGTCGCTGGACCCGTCGGCGGCCGCCGCCTCGATGTTGGCGTTGAGCGCCAGCAGGTTGGTCTGGTCGGCGATGTCCCGAATCAGGTCCACCACCTCGCCGATTTCCGCCATCTCGTCCTGTAGCCCGTCTATCTGCTCGACGGTCTCCTCGGTCTCGGCCTCGATGCTGTGCATCGTCTCGATGGCCTCGCGGGCGGCCTCCCGACCGCCTTCGCCGAGCGATTCGGTCTGCTCGGCCACGTCTGCGACCTCGTTTGCCGACGCCGCGACCTCCTCGATGGTCGCCGACAGCGTGCTGATTTCGCTGGAGGTGGCGTCGAGGCGCTCCTGCTGTTCGCGGGCACCGTCGGATAGCTCTTGGCTGGCCTCGCTGACCTGCTGGCTGGTCGCCTCGATGTCCTCGGTCCGGGCGGTGACCTCCTCGCTCGCGCTGGCCACGCTCTGGGCGAAGGTCCGGACCTCCTCGACGGTGGCTTCGAGTTCGGCCATCATCGCGTTGAACTCCTCGGCGATGCGGGCCATCGCCTCGCTCTCGCTGTCGGTATCCATCCGTTGCGTGAGGTCGCCGTCGGCGGCAGACTCCATCACGTCGCTGAACTCGCCCGCTTTCTCGACCAACGACTGGTTGAGGGCCTCGGCCTCTCGCTTGGCGGTCTCGGCCTCGTCGCGGGCCTGCTCGATGTCCGTCACCATCGTCTCCAAGTTGTCCTGCATCCTGTCTAAGGCCTCGCCGAACGTTCCGGGGACCTCCTCGTCGAGGACCGGCGCGTCGAAGTTCTGGCGGGAGAGCGCGCCCGCTTGGTCGGCGACGGTGTTCAGGTACGCCCGCATCGCAGTGAACGAGTCGAACAGCGACCCCATCTCGTCGATGCGGTCGGACTCGGGGATGGTCACGTCGAGTTCCCCGTGAGCGATGGCGTCGGCCTTCTCGGTGAGGAGGTCGAGCGACCGAGCGGTCTGTCGCCCGATGGTGAGCGCGAACAGGCCCAGACCGACCAACATCACGACCAGCAGGCCGCCAATGTTGCGCGTCACCTGCGTCTGGAGAGCGAACGCCTGCTGTTTGGGCACGTGGAAGGTCAGCACCCAGTC
This genomic window contains:
- a CDS encoding AAA family ATPase, which produces MDVTEANERCESVLDTIGNAVIADREFLETVLLGVMAGGHALLEDVPGTGKTLTARSFASALGLSFSRVQFTPDLLPADVTGTHVFNEQDRTFEFNEGPIFANVVLADEINRAPPKTQAALLEAMEEGQVTVDGDTHELPKPFFVIATQNPVEQEGTFPLPEAQVDRFAVKSSIGYPDVEGEYELLRRRAGRSAQSPSVGTVLDQQLVTDLREVPEEVRVDDDLLEYMANVARETREDRRVQVGVSPRGTQRLFEATRAYAAMCGREFVTPDDVKRVAQPVLAHRVVLTPDAQVNNVDKSAVVDRVLDDVPVPTVE
- a CDS encoding TspO/MBR family protein; the encoded protein is MSVIESIRNARDDGTGPNWPVLVGAVLVCELAGIVPSILTANDVATWYPTLAKPAFTPPSWVFGPVWTTLYLLMGVALYLVWRSDRGRIRQVALAVFGAQLVLNAAWTLVFFGSQAIFGGLVVIAVLLATILATMAAFARIDRRAAALLVPYLVWVGFATALNYEIWRLN
- a CDS encoding 2-isopropylmalate synthase, producing the protein MNDLFGGSPNNTSQSKTDAQDAEREVDLLDTTLRDGEQAPGVSLTPDEKADVAKALDRAGVSVVEAGSACTGDGERATIERVAGLGLDARVTSFARGVRGDVDLALDCGVDGVNLVVPASDRHVEEKVGSSREEVVEETGELVAYAKDHGLWVEVIGEDGSRADLDFLERLAEAAHDAGADRFCFADTVGHAGPERAYEAVSRLADLGPVSTHTHDDLGLGMTNALASVAGGADLVHATVNGVGERAGNVALEEVAIALDHSYGVETVELSELYDLARVVADATDVPLAPNKAVVGENAFAHESGIHTDGTLKDERMYEPYPPETVGRERRLVLGKHTGRAGAKAALAEHGVEVGEDELREVVARVQDLAERNKRVTDADLLAIAEDVQGRDRDRRIELRELTATSGGAIPTASVELEVDGDRRVASGTGDGPVDAAVTAVREAVSGSPDSPSVAADAHLESYRVDAITGGTDAVVTVEVEMTRGDRSVTVAASDGDITSASVTAMVDALDRLLPADDEAERAVADD
- a CDS encoding MFS transporter, which produces MPRDESRTAPTAAVLKYYAYKATKAVEFYRPVMYLFFLAQGLSFTQIAFLEAAYNVTTVLGEVPTGYVGDRIGRRNSLLVGTGLIAVTLVGIGLSGSFLALLGLYVCWSMGYNFRSGSEDAWLYDTLTDDLSEDQFSRVRGRGESVSLLTGVVAAVIGGYLGDIDLSYPFFVAAGVTALGIVALLSFSEPETYEKTDSDDLSLRRSLGIVRDAVTNRRIRAFVIYYYVLFAAVLYLVFMFVQPIFEGVVVDLGIEPGRVESLLGWYYAGISLVGAGFSYYAGAIKDRIGLRTWFLVLPFAVGAALVGMYLVPVLALPVLLLARGIADTTRALASQYVNDRIESVGRATVLSAMAMVSGLTVIPFQLASGAVSDFSSPLLALAVAGGVLILGSLAVLAWEVPVASEGTAVEVGDETSD
- a CDS encoding DUF192 domain-containing protein, yielding MRLVRDDGRTEQTLATEIETAESFLSKARGLMFRRSIPDDYALVFEFDDVGMQDVHMVFVPFPLDVLWLRDDEVQHKERLSPWTGMAKAKADRLVELPAGSADAVTVGDTVRLVE
- a CDS encoding DUF7097 family protein produces the protein MKETPSGTPVGVDDPYDHAGLCDHLTDEGKCRYAFEHPEQDPEFARERRDDDLRCPAADPDGEASCASIASDETASGDWNWDDCPHYRCRKHDRECVRCGLEERRMAHSDERPLLEEHHLSYAGEGETLSHEITVYLCRWCHAKVHKSWARIDDDVNPDPEAIAEKEDRRSREQSEASFESAADRFDFGDE
- a CDS encoding methyl-accepting chemotaxis protein, encoding MSDDGGLGDRFGAVLSDIERRLPDRLRRSYAAKFNLVLLLVIVLVGAIGVFIHFDTQALVQDDTQAQITGIAREEADAVHNWVSKKKSTTQFIAASVATDESGAVGTDLERKLVKLPDDVQSIHYVNSTTGWVAASTSDATVGTDVAGRSVPWTGRLGEVKQGTVHVSRPYENDAGPVVAFITPVNDTRSLVLTASLQKRSLGFNSPIATGDIKVVNPNGTVVLDNRNANLLESYTEEGATPAAVESGLKGKTGFETVSARTGMAQGKYVMAYTPVIGTDWVLTFHVPKQQAFALQTQVTRNIGGLLVVMLVGLGLFALTIGRQTARSLDLLTEKADAIAHGELDVTIPESDRIDEMGSLFDSFTAMRAYLNTVADQAGALSRQNFDAPVLDEEVPGTFGEALDRMQDNLETMVTDIEQARDEAETAKREAEALNQSLVEKAGEFSDVMESAADGDLTQRMDTDSESEAMARIAEEFNAMMAELEATVEEVRTFAQSVASASEEVTARTEDIEATSQQVSEASQELSDGAREQQERLDATSSEISTLSATIEEVAASANEVADVAEQTESLGEGGREAAREAIETMHSIEAETEETVEQIDGLQDEMAEIGEVVDLIRDIADQTNLLALNANIEAAAADGSSDGFEVVANEIKALAEESKDAVQEIEDQIAEIRAETDEAVEDIRETQTRVSSGVETVEEAQRSLEAIVENVEETAVGIQQINAATDEQASSTEEAVGMMDDVTRLSERSADEAEEVAAVTEEQSVAVSEVAESADQLARRADELMEMLEDFRASEAGAQREAMSVAPDE